One window from the genome of Populus alba chromosome 15, ASM523922v2, whole genome shotgun sequence encodes:
- the LOC118033445 gene encoding uncharacterized protein, with product MEGLESFDKAAWTKDMLHIFCDICIKAIDMGMRPNTHFDKTGWKFLITSFKEQTGHSFTKTQLKNKWDGCKKDWRIWNKLVSETGVGWNSEIGTIAASDEWWKQKIQEIRGAKKFRHVGIEPSLKNKFDRMYSNIVATGAFAWAPSSGVPAGSGLDPGTSNADIVDDGLEEGSGDSEEDVNPDFQTDMARMVGEINMSTSSNTKSSGKRKGRDHADVRCRKKKTSGIGVQLMTRCNHLLESMSTKSDSTSINLDREGCSIPEVIAELHSIPGVSIEDDFHDFATEFLISRRKREMWASMGDKQQKLRWLQRMYARTKRA from the exons ATGGAAGGTCTTGAATCTTTTGATAAGGCTGCTTGGACAAAAGACATGTTGCATATATTTTGTGATATATGCATTAAGGCAATTGATATGGGAATGAGACCTAATACTCATTTCGATAAAACGGGGTGGAAATTTCTTATAAcatcattcaaagaacaaactGGGCATTCATTCACtaaaacacaattgaaaaacaaatgggatggATGCAAAAAGGATTGGAGGATATGGAATAAGCTGGTTTCAGAAACCGGTGTTGGCTGGAATAGTGAAATAGGCACAATTGCAGCTAGCGATGAGTGGtggaaacaaaaaattcag GAAATTAGAGGAGCCAAAAAATTCAGACATGTCGGTATTGAGCCATCtttgaagaataaatttgaCCGAATGTATTCCAACATTGTCGCAACTGGAGCGTTTGCATGGGCTCCTTCATCAGGTGTACCTGCCGGCAGTGGTCTTGATCCTGGTACAAGCAATGCCGACATTGTTGATGATGGTTTGGAAGAGGGCAGCGGTGATTCGGAGGAAGATGTCAATCCAGATTTCCAGACTGACATGGCTCGAATGGTTGGAGAGATAAATATGTCAACCAGCAGCAATACAAAAAGCagcggcaaaagaaaaggacgaGATCATGCCGATGTGCGAtgtagaaagaagaaaacatctgGAATTGGTGTTCAGCTGATGACAAGGTGCAATCATCTTCTTGAGAGTATGTCGACTAAGAGTGATTCGACGTCGATTAATTTGGATCGCGAAGGCTGTAGCATCCCCGAGGTGATAGCTGAGCTGCACTCAATTCCTGGAGTTTCAATTGAAGATGACTTCCACGACTTCGCTACGGAGTTTCTCATTtcaagaaggaaaagagaaatgtgGGCCAGTATGGGCGATAAGCAACAGAAGTTGAGATGGTTGCAGCGAATGTATGCACGAACTAAACGTGCTTAG